In the genome of Salvia miltiorrhiza cultivar Shanhuang (shh) unplaced genomic scaffold, IMPLAD_Smil_shh original_scaffold_287_1, whole genome shotgun sequence, the window ttcttatcttttacttttgattaaaaatagcaaaagataagaataatagcaattattatgtttgccattttacttttgattaaaatagcaaaagataagaataatagcaattattatgtttgccattttacttttgattaaaatagcaaaagataagaataatagcaattattaatGAGAAAGAATCTAGTGGTATGTTTTTAAGCTTTCACTATGTTTTTAAGCTTTCTCTTtagcaaaagataagaataatagcaaAAGATATGGAATTCACTATGTTTTTAAGCTTTCTCTTTAGCAAAACTCATGCTATCTTTCACAAATGAAACTTCATAACTTATTTTAGTGGCGGTATCTTTACCTTTTTAACAAGTTAAGCTTCTTATCCACATATACATATCATCAAACAAGTCATTTGACCATTCTTTATCACATGATCTTAGATCTATCTCTTCTGATATCTTATTAAGAAATATGCATGCATTCACTCATCATCTTAGCAAGAACTTCTTTAAACCATTATTATACCTTTGaatcatatgtatatatataaagaaaaggTAAGGTTTTATTAAGAAATACATGTCTTTGTAGGTTTAGGGTTTTTACACATCAAAATCTTTAGTAAAACATCAAAGCTTCTTCTTTAAATGCAAACACCATTTTTCTTTCACAATCTTCATAGATCTATGTTGTACTCATGTAGATCTAGTCATCTCTAGGCCAtagaagtatatatatatatatatattgtagatTTATAGATATTCATGAAAATAACTTCTTTCTTTCACAAATCATTAGATCCACATTTATAAGAGTAGTTTCACTTAATTACTAGCTTCTCTTGAAATGGAATGATGCTCAAACTCCTTGATGGTTGAGTTGGAATGGTGAAGATCTAgacatatatacacatatatatgtatgtatgcgtgtgtgtgagtgtgtgagaagaagaagaaagctAGGTTAGTAtgtgaagagaagaagaagaagaatggttCAAGAGGAAGATTGGGGAAGCAATGGCTACCGGCACTCGATAGGGACGTCGGAGACGTCGGGAATGGCGGCACGGCGGAGCAACGGTGCTGCTCTCtgtaggaaccatattttgatatacggttcgtgtgcccacgatccatttcggatatctaacaagtacatacaaaaaccataatcctacaaggtagtaaaagaagtatacctgcgaaacgagaagtgatcgactccagtgttgatcttccaaattgttcccacggcaagattcgacgttggatggcaacgatcttcgaatcctatctcaactccaatgaacaaacactctcaatctctttctttctcaatttttttctttttcaaaattgtGTCTAATTGCTACGTGATTcttcattcttaagaatgatatcacatattattcttatcttttacttttgattaaaaatagcaaaagataagaataatagcaattattatgtttgccattttacttttgattaaaatagcaaaagataagaataatagcaattattatgtttgccattttacttttgattaaaatagcaaaagataagaataatagcaattataaagtttggcctcccagtgctcgatttttcttattcagcccagaacataaatcgagacactagtattaatttattccactagaaaattaatactgaattacctctttattctttaggtgagtcggggctagtattagacttaattaatctccgtgtttaagatatcgaatatccattaattaattaatttctctgacgatcaattaattaattaattagtcgtttaattataaacgacatctcgagtgctaccacttaaacttattatcgtatcggaacgaattccacctgcagggtttaatacgataaacttattaagttcctcaagaggatattatcatcctgttatcagcaggacacggatccttattgcaatataatcgcatatcaaataataattgttatcacTCAAAGTATCGAGTATCTTGAACTTCAACAGAgttctcacccatgataaatcaaagtaataatcaattaattatttacaccgattaattcaattaaggttaaattatttaagtcaccgagatcttgattcttaattagtcagaatataagaattcatctcactgtgatcctgttcaatacacgaaggtactagcataaataaatagccaagacaaactatttatccatttatgctacaatctaaaccagcaactcgtccatagttgcctcgattgtgaactcaatttatatctcaactttttccaattatatgatcttctgtgatctacaacacaccatataatctatagtatgagataaattggactataataggattatgcaataacaataattcagataggaaaatagtagtgaataaggtatcaatatatacaagcataaaagtgttgctttaagtatataacccttcaattctcccacttatactaaagcaaacttttagtatacaacgtGACTAATAAACTGATAATATCCTAGCTATCCACTCACTTGTAAATCTCTATTAcaaattctcccacttatactaaagtttagTTTAGTATCGGGAGGTCACGAACTCCAAGGTcttcaacatgcttgttgaacaccgcatcaggaagactcttcgtgaaaggatcagcaagattatcaactcccgcaatatgTAGTAATGCAacatcaccatgcttgaccactgaccgaatgtaatgatacttgccatcaatgtgtttcatggattgatgacatcttgaatccttggTATTCATAATAGAAGCCtcattatcacaataaattgtaaTACATTTAGGCAAGctaggaatcacatcaatctcagctagaaagttcctgagccatacagcctctttagcagcttcacaagcagctacatactcggcttccatggtggatagtgaattgcatttctgctttacacttctccacacaatggctccacctccaaatataaacacatagccagtagtagaccgcctcttgtccttatcaccttgataatcggcgTCCACATACCCTACTGGTGTCAGATCAtgagactggtaaactagcgcatactccttagtccgtttaagatacttgagtatgtgctttacagcagtccaatgagcttgacctggattcgcTTGATATCTAGCCACAATGCCAACGGCAAAACAGATATCAGGCCTGGTACactgcatcgcatacatgagacttCCTACAGCCGAAGCATAAGGAACTGTCTTCATGCTCGCTATTTGCTCAGGTGTTGTGGGACACAAAGCTTTAGATAGCGGaacaccatgtctgaaaggtagaaaacctttcttagcattctgcatgctgaaccgtgccaaaacagtgtcaatgtaggatgcttgagacaaactcaacattctcttagatcggtcacgaccaatctttattccgagaatatatgctgcctctcccagatccttcatttcaaactgttgggataaccaatccttaatgccagacaatacattcacattatcactaatgagaagtatgtcatccacatagagtataaggaaaaccaaactcccatcgatacagaccctataaacgcagctatcgttgacacactgctcaaaaccataagttttgaccacgtcatcAAAACGTTTATTCCAAgatcgtgaagcttgcttaagtccataaatagacttcttaagcttccaaaCTAGATGCTCTTCACCTTTCTTGATGAACCCTtctggttgtagcatatagatatctctatcttcttcaagatacccattcaagaatgcggtcttgacatccatttgccataCCTCAAGGTTCATATGGGCTGCCATGGACAAGAGAaatcggatagacttaagcatggctactggcgaaaaagtttcctcaaaatcgataccaggtcgttgagtataacctttcgccaccagtctcgctttgaaggccgtaaccttcccatccggtcctctcttgcgtttgtatacccatttgcTACCAATGGCCTTTCGACCCTCAGgtagcaaacatttctcgtatacatccatggcagtTATGGATTCAAATTCTGAAACCATACATGCCTCCCACTCAAGAGCATCCGGATCTGCTAGTGCTTCGGAGTAAGTCCAGGGTGGTGAGGTTTAACGTTCAAACCTATCTAAACTAGTCGGAAAAGGACGTCGGAATCACCTGTATCGCAGTATGAGAGAGGATTTGCTTGAAAACTTGCAGGTGAGATTTCTTAAGGTAAaattgcatatcaaatattggtTTTCAGAGCGTATTTATAggattacattagggcgaagggtaaaatAGGCTTTTTGTGTCGttcacgtactccacatgcggcgtacgtgaacatttctctctctactaACAAACTTTCTAACTATTTTGCAGCTTTTTTGTTGAACACGTGCTCTTTTCCGGCTCTCATTACTGGTTGTTTTCACTCCTTAAATCTTCTCCGTATGTTGCTTTTAGTGTTGCACTGTCCTCTCAAGTCTGCGCAGATATTTGGCGACGCCGCTATCTCTTATGATACGGCTTTGCTTCTTTCAATCCGAGTGGGCTTGGGGTTTAAGCCAGCTTCTTTCTTAATCTGCGCCGACATTGATCATCGCCGTTGTGTTATTTCGGTGATCGTGTGGCGTATTCACGCTTCTTGAGCCGAGTGTGTCCCGGGGCTAAGTCGGTGCCGCTATCCTTGTTCGGGGTAGGATGGCTGATgggatccttactcctcatcagctactccccccctaGTCTACGAAAAAGAGAGCTTTGAATTTTCGTAGATGCTCTTGAAATCAGGATTCCCCTATTCTAGTTTACGCCGACTTATATTGGAACTGCTACTTTGCTTTGATCGTTGTGTAACACGGCTCTGCTCTTCCAAGTCAGGTGTGCTTAGAGCTTGGTTCAATTCCTTTCTCGACCAATGATGTCTTAGATCTACGCTATTTTCTTATCAAATATGTCTTCTGGGCCGAATATGTTGCTTTCTTCTACGCGGCGCAGGCTTTAGTCGGCGCCGATTCTCTGGTATTTCTAGGGTGAGAGGTTTTTGGATTTGTTTTTGTAATTGTATCGAGCGTTTGGTGCTTTCTTGTCTTCGTAGGGTTTCTTTCCTCTATCCATGACGTCTTGTCATTTAATGACTGACACTTTTGCTATTCCCCGTACACGTCCTTTCACAGCCCCAGACTCAATCTGCACCCTCCCTTTTCAACCGCCATTTCCGTGATTAAATCTGGACCCTTAGTTTTTAACCCTAATGATTTCCCTCTTTTTCTGTCTCTTCGAATCCATCTCCTCTATAAATGTTTATTCTTTCTCCTTTTCCTTACTCTCTTTCTTCCTTCACTCTTCTGTGTTCTTCATTTTTTCTGTTTCAGTTTCTCCTCTCTTCCCGCCGGTTGTTCCCCTTTCTCTTCTCGCCCTCCCTGTCGCTAGGTTTAACCAGGTATCTCTTCTCTCCTTCCTCTAGCTTTGCGGTATTTTACTTTTTCCTTTTGACGGTTTTCTTCATCCCTACGTTCATCATAACGGTTCTCTCTATATGAGCCTCGTGGTCTTTCTATGAATTGATCTAGGAACCCTTTCCTGACCAAATTTTCCAGCTGATGTTTCAGATGTCCGTACTCACGGGTGAGATGACCGTAACGATTGTGATATTCACATAACAAATTGTTCCTGCCTGGGGCTGGGGCTCCGGGTTGGTAGTCCTTTGGAGCTCTGAAataattctcttctttgatcTGATGGAAAATTTCGTCTATGTGACGGTTCCATTGAGTTGGATTTTGTAAATCATCTCGGTAACCCCCGCgctcttccctcttctctgtCTGCGCCGTGATTAATGAGCCTGCTCCAGCTTCAATGGCCCTTGTTGGGATCCTGGGAGGTAAACCTCGGTAGGGATTTCTCGGGATGTATTTTTCTCCAGCGTCTGCGCTGTCCTGCTTCTTAGGTTTGAGCTTATCGGCCTCTGCCTTTCTTGCCATTTTAGCGTCTTCCAGTTGGAGGTATCCCGGTATTATTGTCATGATGTCTTCGAAACTAGTGGGCGGCTTGATCTGGAGTGCCTCAAAGAGCGGGCCTTGTTTTAACCCTCTAGCGAAAGCATACCACTTAATCTGAGATTCGGCGTCTGGTATGTCTAACGCGATTGTGTTAAATCGTGCCACATATTCCCGAAGTGTTTCTTGTGGTTCCTGCCTGATGTCCATCAAGGAAATTGGTGTTTTCCCAACCCGCTTCGCGCTGGCAAACTGTCTCATGAATATGAGATGAAGGTCATCGTATGAGTATATAGAATTATTTCTCAGATTGTGGAACCATCGCTGGGCCATGCCCGATAGAGTCGTGGCGAAGATCCTGCACTTGATTCCCTCCCCATACTGATGTAGCGCTGCCAGCCCCTCGAAACGAGCTATATGCACCTCCGGATCTGtggtgccatcataatccaaAGAGATGGGGCGATAATTTGCTGGCAGAGGTTCCAACAATATTTACCCCGAGAAAGGGCTCTTGTGCATGGGTGTTGATATAGGGATGTCGGAGTGGTGTCCCTCCCGGTCTCTTGTGAATGTGGTATCATTCGGCCTGCGCCGACTTCTCTTGAGGAGCTCCCTCCGGGGCTCTTCAGGTCTCAGTCCGTGCTGGTCGGGGAATTTGTTCACCTCTGTGTTATGATCGTGCTCCCTGAGTTCTGTCTCCAGACTTTTCAGCTGGTCTCGGAGGAAAGATACTTTTTCCTTCAGCCTGTCATTGTCCTTGTGTGCACCTAAGCTGCGCTGCGGAGTGGTCCCGCTGGTTGAATCAGTCACATCTTCGATCTGGACACTGTTCGTAACAAACTTCCGCTTGTTcttttctccttcttctcctctgTCTATTCCCGTTTGAGCGGCCATCGCTGTCTCTCCTCCTCCTGCCTGCGCAGGCGCGGTTGCTGCTTTCTGAGCAGCTATGATTCCCTCTGGTGAGACTGCTGGCTGAGTAATGCCCATTAAAGAGCGAATAGTTGCATAGTTGAGCATAGCCAAAACTTGGTCATTGATAGGGACATTGGTCGGCCCTGGTGCTGTAGTGATAGTTGCCACGGCGGGCACATTTGCTCCCATATTAGATTGTACAGAAGCAGGGATCATGTTGTTGATCGTAGTGAAACCCGGCGGCGTAAGCCCAGTCAAGTCGACTCCCTTAGTCGATGTGTCGTCAGTAGGTTTGTCAGATGTGTTTCCTGCAGCGGCTTCGAAATCCTTGTTTAGGTCCTTGCAGTGTTGATGAGTTGCCATTGTAGAGTACCTGTTCACTGTATCG includes:
- the LOC131003887 gene encoding uncharacterized protein LOC131003887, yielding MAQRWFHNLRNNSIYSYDDLHLIFMRQFASAKRVGKTPISLMDIRQEPQETLREYVARFNTIALDIPDAESQIKWYAFARGLKQGPLFEALQIKPPTSFEDIMTIIPGYLQLEDAKMARKAEADKLKPKKQDSADAGEKYIPRNPYRGLPPRIPTRAIEAGAGSLITAQTEKREERGGYRDDLQNPTQWNRHIDEIFHQIKEENYFRAPKDYQPGAPAPGRNNLLCEYHNRYGHLTREYGHLKHQLENLVRKGFLDQFIERPRGSYRENRYDERRDEENRQKEKVKYRKARGRREEIPG